A DNA window from Moorella thermoacetica contains the following coding sequences:
- the holA gene encoding DNA polymerase III subunit delta, protein MDWQAMVEEVKQGYIAPVYLFYGSEGYLKERALKILEKKLIPPETGDFDYQELDGRELTGAEVIMLAATLPAMAERRLVVIKDPAGEIWQDEDFLKYLTKPEPATCLVLVVNGSIDKRLKAVKEINSTGRVVECSPLQGEDLAAWLIKEARQEGYNLPPATALILARAGGGDLRQARNELDKAMAYTGKPGTITPATVQALIPEIEAENTIFQLVDALGNRKPELAIGFLRQLLERGEAPLGIVAMLARQLRLIYRAHLGGDKRNLAARLGVKPFVARKVAAQARNFSLPVAGQALEELLKVDTALKTGQGEAGPLLEQAIWTIIAMGEH, encoded by the coding sequence TTGGACTGGCAGGCAATGGTTGAGGAGGTAAAGCAGGGCTACATCGCCCCTGTCTACCTTTTTTACGGTAGCGAGGGTTACCTTAAGGAGCGGGCCCTGAAAATCCTGGAAAAAAAACTTATCCCACCGGAAACAGGGGACTTTGACTACCAGGAACTGGACGGGCGGGAGTTAACGGGGGCGGAAGTGATCATGCTGGCGGCTACCCTGCCGGCCATGGCAGAACGCCGCCTCGTGGTGATTAAAGACCCCGCCGGGGAGATTTGGCAGGATGAGGATTTCCTAAAATATTTAACCAAACCGGAACCTGCAACCTGCCTGGTGCTGGTGGTTAACGGTAGTATTGACAAACGCCTGAAAGCAGTCAAGGAAATAAATAGTACCGGCCGGGTGGTAGAGTGTTCACCCCTCCAAGGAGAAGATCTGGCGGCCTGGCTGATAAAGGAAGCCCGGCAGGAAGGCTACAACCTGCCGCCGGCTACGGCGCTGATCCTGGCCCGGGCCGGCGGCGGCGACCTGCGACAGGCTCGCAATGAACTGGACAAGGCAATGGCTTATACAGGAAAACCGGGTACCATTACCCCGGCTACTGTCCAGGCCCTGATACCGGAGATCGAGGCTGAAAATACCATCTTCCAGCTTGTCGATGCCCTGGGAAACAGGAAACCCGAACTGGCTATCGGCTTTTTACGCCAGCTCCTGGAGCGGGGTGAAGCCCCCCTGGGGATCGTAGCCATGCTGGCGCGCCAACTGCGCCTGATTTACCGGGCGCACCTGGGAGGGGATAAGAGAAATCTGGCCGCCAGGCTGGGGGTTAAACCCTTCGTAGCCCGGAAAGTGGCAGCCCAGGCTCGCAATTTTTCCCTCCCGGTCGCCGGGCAGGCCCTGGAGGAACTATTAAAAGTAGATACCGCCCTGAAAACCGGCCAGGGAGAGGCCGGACCCCTGCTGGAGCAGGCTATCTGGACCATCATTGCCATGGGGGAGCATTGA
- the rpsT gene encoding 30S ribosomal protein S20, whose product MPNIKSAMKRVELTRIRTLRNKAIKSSVKTAIKKFRTALEQGDNHNAAVNLRQAIRAIDKAVTKGVLHPNTAARKKSSLQRYFNKTTA is encoded by the coding sequence GTGCCCAATATCAAGTCAGCTATGAAACGGGTGGAGTTGACCCGTATTCGTACCCTGCGCAATAAGGCTATTAAATCCAGCGTTAAAACGGCAATAAAGAAGTTCCGTACCGCCCTGGAACAGGGTGATAATCATAACGCTGCCGTTAACCTGCGCCAGGCCATCCGCGCCATTGATAAAGCCGTCACCAAAGGCGTCTTACATCCCAACACCGCGGCCCGGAAAAAGTCCAGCCTTCAGCGCTATTTTAACAAAACAACCGCTTAA
- the spoIIP gene encoding stage II sporulation protein P produces MRIQVITSRQARALGAFLKGVLLAGLIIMGLVTGAWQLIRTGSQVLSGSPARLPMPLLEGILREGLPALGLQAGEAPRNTSGEALTTALQVLASPLVVLPGQEKTPSLLTTEEEYVQPEPPVEESPPPAPSEVETTSSKNPLVAIYNTHNAESYQPSEGSAKFPGKNGGVSQVTATLADSLSKDYGIPVVRSTTIHDYPDFTLAYANSEKTLKRMLAANPSVLVALDVHRDAGLPSPPVVEIDGQKVAQVLIIVGSNARLEHPNWRQNEAFARQLAKKMDELYPGLCLGVRVQEGRYNQHLLPRALLLEFGSDNNTLQEAEGSARLVARVLAAVIKDLRQENPAS; encoded by the coding sequence GTGCGTATCCAGGTCATCACCAGCCGGCAGGCCCGGGCCCTGGGAGCTTTCCTCAAAGGGGTGCTCCTGGCCGGGTTAATTATTATGGGACTGGTCACCGGGGCCTGGCAATTGATCCGGACCGGTAGCCAGGTGCTGTCCGGCTCCCCCGCCAGGCTACCTATGCCCCTGCTGGAGGGCATCCTGCGTGAGGGTTTGCCGGCCCTGGGCCTGCAGGCAGGAGAAGCCCCCCGGAATACTTCCGGTGAGGCCCTGACAACGGCCCTGCAGGTCCTGGCCTCGCCCCTGGTAGTTTTACCTGGACAGGAGAAGACCCCGAGTCTCCTGACAACTGAAGAGGAGTATGTCCAGCCGGAACCGCCGGTAGAAGAAAGCCCGCCCCCGGCGCCATCAGAGGTCGAAACCACCAGCTCCAAAAACCCCCTGGTGGCTATATACAACACCCATAACGCGGAATCCTACCAGCCCAGTGAGGGTAGCGCCAAGTTTCCCGGCAAAAACGGCGGCGTCAGCCAGGTGACTGCCACCCTGGCCGACAGCCTGAGTAAAGATTATGGAATCCCGGTGGTTCGTTCAACCACCATCCATGATTATCCCGATTTTACCCTGGCTTATGCCAACTCCGAGAAAACCTTGAAGCGAATGCTGGCCGCCAACCCCTCGGTCCTGGTGGCCCTGGACGTCCATCGGGACGCCGGCCTGCCGTCACCGCCTGTTGTCGAAATTGACGGCCAGAAAGTCGCCCAGGTGCTCATCATCGTCGGCAGCAACGCCCGGTTGGAACACCCCAACTGGCGCCAGAATGAGGCCTTTGCCAGGCAACTGGCCAAAAAAATGGATGAACTCTATCCCGGGCTGTGCCTGGGAGTCCGGGTCCAGGAGGGGCGCTACAACCAGCATCTCCTGCCCCGGGCTCTGCTCCTGGAATTCGGCAGCGACAATAATACCCTCCAGGAGGCTGAAGGTTCCGCCCGCCTGGTAGCCAGGGTCCTGGCGGCGGTAATCAAAGACCTGCGGCAGGAAAACCCGGCCAGTTGA
- the larB gene encoding nickel pincer cofactor biosynthesis protein LarB: MNQEQLKDLLLAYKNGQTDLETVMNHLKHLGDEDLGFAKVDHHRALRNGFPEVIFGQGKTREQVVAIACRLAAAGSTVLVTRTDRETYQEVAARLPAAEFNELARTIVVDAGEIRPTGGRVAVLSAGTADLPVAEEAAVTAAVMGNEVERIYDVGVAGIHRLLGRVDLVRQADVVIVVAGMEGALASVVAGLVDRPVIAVPTSVGYGASFGGLAALLTMLNSCASGIGVVNIDNGFGAAALATTITRLKGQPAEKD, from the coding sequence ATGAACCAAGAACAACTCAAGGACTTGTTGCTGGCCTATAAAAACGGCCAGACCGACCTGGAGACGGTCATGAACCATTTAAAGCACCTGGGGGACGAAGACCTGGGCTTCGCCAAGGTGGATCACCACCGGGCCCTGCGCAATGGGTTTCCGGAAGTCATCTTCGGCCAGGGCAAGACAAGGGAACAGGTGGTCGCCATTGCCTGCCGCCTGGCGGCTGCCGGCTCGACGGTGCTGGTGACCCGGACCGACAGGGAGACCTACCAGGAGGTAGCCGCCCGCCTGCCGGCAGCCGAGTTTAATGAACTCGCCCGGACCATCGTTGTGGACGCAGGGGAAATAAGGCCCACCGGCGGCCGGGTGGCCGTCCTCAGTGCCGGCACGGCCGATTTGCCGGTGGCCGAGGAAGCGGCCGTCACCGCCGCCGTGATGGGAAACGAGGTTGAGAGAATCTACGACGTCGGCGTTGCCGGTATCCACCGCCTCCTGGGGCGGGTGGATCTGGTGCGCCAGGCCGATGTGGTAATCGTTGTGGCTGGTATGGAGGGAGCCCTGGCCAGCGTCGTCGCCGGCCTGGTCGACCGGCCGGTCATTGCCGTACCCACGAGTGTCGGCTATGGAGCGAGTTTCGGCGGCCTGGCAGCCCTCCTGACCATGCTTAACAGCTGCGCCAGTGGTATAGGCGTCGTTAATATTGACAACGGTTTCGGCGCCGCCGCCCTGGCGACTACTATCACCAGGTTAAAAGGGCAGCCGGCTGAAAAAGATTAA
- a CDS encoding phage holin family protein encodes MTNWVGAVVRFVVSALVLMLVGFILPGIRVAGFTGALIAAVVIAILGWAVEAVLGKKVSPHGRGIVGFIVAAIVIYVAQFIIPAYLSVNILGALLAALVIGIIDAFVPTELR; translated from the coding sequence ATGACCAATTGGGTAGGTGCGGTAGTACGCTTTGTTGTTTCGGCCCTGGTTTTAATGCTGGTAGGCTTTATCCTTCCCGGTATCAGGGTGGCAGGCTTTACCGGCGCCCTCATAGCGGCCGTCGTCATTGCTATCCTGGGCTGGGCAGTAGAAGCCGTCCTTGGCAAAAAAGTCTCGCCCCACGGTCGCGGCATAGTTGGATTTATCGTTGCCGCCATTGTAATCTATGTAGCCCAGTTTATTATCCCCGCGTACTTAAGCGTCAATATCCTGGGTGCCTTGCTGGCAGCCCTGGTAATCGGGATAATCGACGCCTTTGTACCCACCGAATTACGCTAG
- the lepA gene encoding translation elongation factor 4, translated as MSVEQKYIRNFCIIAHIDHGKSTLADRLLEYTGALSKREMVDQVLDTMDLERERGITIKLQAVRLHYKARDGQEYVLNLIDTPGHVDFTYEVSRSLAACEGALLVVDAAQGIEAQTLANVYLALEHNLEIIPVINKIDLPSAEPERVRREIEDVIGLDASEAILASAKTGVGTEEILEAIIRRVPPPRGDGEAPLQALIFDSIFDSYRGAIPYFRVVQGRVRKGDRIRFMATGAEFEVNEVGVFTPAPRPVESLAAGEVGFLSASIKNVKDTRVGDTITSAERPAPAPLPGYRKVMPMVYCGLFPVESERYDDLRDALEKLQLNDASLTFETETSVALGFGFRCGFLGLLHMEIIQERLEREYGLELITTAPSVVYRVVGTNGSVIMVDNPTALPAPNLIDHIEEPFVEATIMTPKDFVGPVMELCQEKRGSFLNMDYLSEKRVALKYDLPLAEIIYDFFDQLKSRTRGYASLDYSLKGYRPSELVKMDILINNEVVDALSLITHRDQAYQRGRALVERLRQLIPRQLFDVPIQAAIGSRVIARETIPALRKNVLAKCYGGDVTRKRKLLEKQKEGKKRMKQVGTVDIPQEAFMAVLKAGKS; from the coding sequence TTGTCGGTGGAACAAAAATATATCCGTAATTTCTGCATCATTGCCCATATCGATCACGGGAAATCGACCCTGGCCGACCGCCTCCTGGAGTATACCGGCGCTTTGAGCAAGCGGGAGATGGTGGACCAGGTCCTGGACACCATGGATCTGGAGCGGGAGCGGGGTATTACTATTAAACTCCAGGCCGTGCGCCTGCACTATAAAGCCCGGGACGGGCAGGAGTATGTCTTAAACCTGATTGACACCCCCGGGCATGTTGATTTTACCTACGAAGTCTCCCGCAGCCTGGCCGCCTGCGAAGGGGCCCTGCTGGTGGTCGACGCCGCCCAGGGTATCGAGGCCCAGACCCTGGCCAATGTTTACCTGGCCCTGGAACATAACCTGGAGATCATTCCGGTGATCAATAAAATCGACCTGCCCAGCGCCGAGCCGGAACGAGTGCGGCGGGAGATTGAAGACGTCATCGGCCTGGATGCCAGTGAAGCAATACTGGCCTCGGCCAAGACCGGCGTGGGGACAGAAGAGATCCTGGAAGCCATTATCCGGCGGGTGCCACCGCCACGGGGCGACGGGGAAGCGCCCCTCCAGGCGCTGATCTTTGATTCTATTTTTGATAGTTACCGGGGCGCCATTCCCTACTTTCGGGTTGTCCAGGGTAGAGTTCGGAAGGGGGACAGGATTCGTTTCATGGCCACCGGGGCCGAGTTCGAGGTTAATGAGGTCGGCGTTTTCACCCCGGCACCGCGTCCGGTGGAATCCCTGGCGGCAGGTGAGGTGGGCTTCCTTTCGGCCAGCATCAAAAACGTTAAGGATACCCGGGTAGGCGACACCATTACCAGTGCCGAGCGGCCGGCTCCCGCACCCCTGCCAGGCTACCGGAAGGTTATGCCTATGGTCTATTGCGGCCTCTTCCCGGTGGAATCCGAGCGTTACGACGACCTGCGGGACGCCCTGGAGAAACTCCAGCTCAACGACGCCTCCTTGACCTTCGAGACGGAGACCTCGGTGGCCCTGGGCTTCGGTTTTCGCTGCGGTTTTTTAGGGCTGCTGCACATGGAGATCATCCAGGAGCGACTCGAGCGAGAGTATGGCCTGGAACTCATAACCACGGCTCCCAGCGTAGTCTACCGGGTGGTGGGCACCAATGGCAGCGTTATCATGGTCGACAACCCTACAGCCTTGCCGGCGCCGAACCTCATTGACCACATAGAGGAACCCTTTGTTGAGGCCACCATCATGACACCGAAGGATTTCGTAGGCCCGGTCATGGAACTCTGCCAGGAAAAACGGGGGAGCTTCTTAAATATGGACTACCTCTCAGAAAAGAGGGTGGCCTTGAAGTACGATCTGCCCCTGGCGGAGATTATCTATGACTTCTTTGATCAGTTGAAGAGCCGCACCCGGGGTTACGCCTCCCTGGATTACTCCTTAAAAGGTTACCGTCCTTCGGAACTGGTGAAGATGGACATCCTGATCAATAATGAGGTGGTAGACGCCCTCTCCCTGATCACCCACCGGGACCAGGCCTACCAGCGCGGCCGCGCCCTGGTGGAGCGATTGCGCCAGTTGATACCCCGCCAGCTCTTTGATGTGCCCATCCAGGCCGCCATAGGCAGCCGCGTTATCGCCCGGGAGACCATTCCGGCCCTGCGCAAAAACGTCCTGGCCAAGTGTTACGGCGGTGACGTCACCCGGAAACGGAAGCTCCTGGAGAAGCAAAAGGAAGGCAAAAAGCGGATGAAGCAGGTGGGGACGGTGGATATCCCCCAGGAGGCTTTTATGGCCGTTTTGAAAGCGGGGAAATCGTAG